In the Aquisalimonas asiatica genome, GGAGCGCGCATCCCGTGATGTTGCGCCCGAGCCTGTGGGGACGCGTATCCGCCAGCAGGGTGCGGAGCGCTGGCTCCAGGTCCAGGCCTCGCCGGAGCAGGTGTGGGACGGCCTCAATCGCTGGATGGAAGACGAAGGCGTGCCGGTGGCGCGCAGCGAGCAGGAACTGGGGATCATCGAAACCGGCTGGATGCCGCGGCCCATGGGGCCCAGCGGTGGTGTGTTCCTGCCCCTGGAGCGTGACCCCGAGGGTGCGCCTCTGGTGGACCAGTACCTGATTCGTGTGGAAGCGGCCGAAGAGCAGGGCATGTCCGAGGTGTTCGTCGCCCATCGGCGCGTGGCCGCCGTGGATGACGGCTGGGCGCCGCGTACGGGCGAGCGCGGGCTGGAAGGCGAGATGCTGCGCGCCTTCATGCTCTACCTCGGCGCGGACGAGGCGTTCGCCGCGGAACAGGCGGCGCAACGTGAGCAGCGACTCACCCGGATGGATACCGATGAGGCCGGTGATCCCGTGCTCATCGTCCGTGAGAGCTTTCTGCAGACGTTCCAGCGGGTCGGTCTGGCACTGGATCGCGCGGCGTTCACCGTTGAAGAGCGCGACCGTGCCCAGGGCCGCTTCCTGGTGCGCTACGACCCGGCGGCTGACCAGGAGGACGACGGCCCCGGGTTCTTCTCGCGGCTTGCGTTCTGGCGTGAGCGCGAGCCCGAGCTGGAGCGCGGCACCTACGCCATCGTGATCGGCCGTGCAGACGATGGTACCGCGGTCTCCGTCAGGAGCGAGGAGGGTGAGCGCGTCTCCGAGCGCCTGTCCGAACGCCTGCTGCTGTTGATCGACGATCAGTTGCGCTGATGCGCGTCTCCGGGCCGGGGTGTCAACCCGGCCCGGAGGCTCGCCCCACTGCCTTGTGTAACGGAACGACATGCTGCGTCTGACAGGAACACCCGCTCTCTCCCCGTTTCGTCTTGCCAAGTTGCTGGCCGCCCTGCAGGAGCAGGTCCCCGCCGTCGACGCCCTGCACGCCGATTTCGAACATTTCGTCCTGCTGGATCGCGACCTCACGCCGCAAGAGCGCCAGACGCTGGAGGCGCTGCTGCTGGAAGGCCGGGAGCCGGAGGCGCGCAACGGCGGTGACGCCTTCTTCCTGGTTGTCCCCAGGCCGGGGACCATCTCGCCCTGGTCCACCAAGGCCACGGATATCGCCCACAACTGCGGGCTGACGGCCGTGCGCCGCATCGAGCGGGGCGTTGCCTACCGGCTCAGCCGCAATGGCGGCACGTTCAGTAGCGAAGAGCGGCAGCGCCTG is a window encoding:
- the bamC gene encoding outer membrane protein assembly factor BamC, whose amino-acid sequence is MLLSPRSAVVVRPVLVAALALTLAACAGRGDDEPDRRDRLTMPPDLSGERIGQVPESRRDRGAAAMTAEQREEQERASRDVAPEPVGTRIRQQGAERWLQVQASPEQVWDGLNRWMEDEGVPVARSEQELGIIETGWMPRPMGPSGGVFLPLERDPEGAPLVDQYLIRVEAAEEQGMSEVFVAHRRVAAVDDGWAPRTGERGLEGEMLRAFMLYLGADEAFAAEQAAQREQRLTRMDTDEAGDPVLIVRESFLQTFQRVGLALDRAAFTVEERDRAQGRFLVRYDPAADQEDDGPGFFSRLAFWREREPELERGTYAIVIGRADDGTAVSVRSEEGERVSERLSERLLLLIDDQLR